From a single Rosa rugosa chromosome 7, drRosRugo1.1, whole genome shotgun sequence genomic region:
- the LOC133723880 gene encoding leucine-rich repeat receptor protein kinase HPCA1-like isoform X1 encodes MATMRLLLFLALYSVGIHVISSLTDQNDAAVMMILRDSWKNTPSSWEHSDDPCGVPWEGVNCTGARVTELSLSAMGLIGELSTGYIGQLDELTSLDVSFNPGITGRISLQISFLLKLNTLNLAGCSFSGSIPDQLGDIEQLTFLALNSNNLSGTIPSALGQLSNLYLLDLSDNQLTGPLPISTSTSPGGLDLLLKAEHFHLSNNQLSGSIPPELFSSDMRLIHLFLDGNKLTGVIPMTLGLVQTFEMVRLNRNTLTGSVPSNLNNLTNVNELNLGNNNLTGLLPDLTGMNSLNYVDLSNNSFDPSVAPLWFSTLPTLTTLVMEFGSLQGPVPEKLFSLPELQEVKLKYNTFNGTLNMGDNISLQLELVDLQNNQISHLTIGEEYKDALILKGNPICSGSLSNTTWCQ; translated from the exons ATGGCAACTATGAGATTGCTGCTCTTTCTTGCTTTATACTCTGTAGGGATTCATGTGATCTCCTCTCTTACGGACCAAAATGACG CTGCGGTGATGATGATCTTGAGAGATTCATGGAAAAACACACCATCTAGCTGGGAACACTCCGATGATCCCTGCGGTGTGCCATGGGAAGGAGTCAACTGTACTGGTGCAAGGGTGACTGAATT GAGTTTATCAGCCATGGGGCTCATAGGGGAACTTTCCACCGGCTACATTGGGCAACTCGATGAACTAACGTCTTT GGATGTGTCATTCAATCCTGGTATCACAGGTCGTATTTCTCTACAAATATCATTTCTCCTGAAGTTAAATACCCT GAACCTAGCTGGATGCAGCTTCAGTGGTAGTATTCCAGATCAGTTGGGAGATATTGAACAGCTAACCTTCTT GGCTCTGAATTCAAATAACTTATCTGGAACAATACCTTCTGCTTTGGGTCAACTCTCCAACCTCTACTTGCTTGATCTATCAGACAATCAGCTGACTGGACCTCTCCCAATCTCAACCTCTACTTCTCCAGGAGGATTAGACCTCTTGTTAAAGGCTGAACACTT CCATTTGAGCAACAACCAGCTTTCAGGTTCCATTCCACCCGAGCTTTTCAGTTCTGACATGAGACTGATTCATCT GTTCCTTGATGGAAATAAACTTACCGGGGTTATTCCAATGACTTTAGGACTTGTTCAGACTTTTGAGATGGT CCGGCTTAATAGAAATACTCTGACCGGAAGTGTCCCCTCAAACCTAAACAACCTTACAAATGTCAATGAACT GAATTTGGGCAACAACAACTTGACAGGCCTTTTGCCAGACTTGACTGGAATGAATTCCCTCAATTATGT AGACCTTAGTAACAACTCATTTGACCCATCAGTAGCTCCACTTTGGTTCTCAACCTTACCCACACTTACCACTCT GGTTATGGAATTCGGATCACTTCAAGGGCCTGTGCCAGAGAAGCTTTTCAGCCTTCCAGAATTACAGGAAGT GAAACTGAAATACAATACATTTAACGGTACACTGAACATGGGTGATAACATCAGTCTACAACTGGAGCTTGTGGATCTCCAGAACAATCAGATTTCCCATCTCACTATAGGAGAAGAATACAAGGATGCATTAAT ACTTAAAGGGAACCCGATATGCTCCGGTAGTCTATCAAACACTACTTGGTGtcagtaa
- the LOC133723879 gene encoding leucine-rich repeat receptor protein kinase HPCA1, with translation MANMRLLLFLALCSGIQVVFSDDAAAGLQSLKAVWRNYPPSWDRSSDYCGWEGITCNQGSSVTAMRLSGMGLVGDLSGDIGAFTELTSLDLSFNPGLTGPLSPQLGQLQKLNILILAGCKFTGNIPDELGNLGELTFLALNTNNLTGKIPASLGKLSQLYWLDLAENQLTGPIPVSSMTSPGLDQLVKAKHFHFNKNQLSGSIPATLFSAKMALIHVLFDGNKLSGTIPSTIGQVQTLEALRLDRNALTGPVPKSINNLTNVNELNLALNNLTGPLPDLTGMNSLNYVDLSNNSFDPSEAPSWFSALPVLTTLVIEYGPLQGTVPEKLFSLQDLQQVKLKNNAFNDTLNLGDSIGAQLDVVDLQNNDISQVTIGYEYKNSLILVGNPVCNTTTGLSYCQIPQTTVYSTTVSCGNAKCPEDQKLSPQSCQCAYPFEGTLYFRAPTFRDLSDANKFHSLEMSLWSKLGLNPGSVALENPFFNIDDYLQIQLALFPSMGTYFNRSEILRIGFDLSNQTYKPPDEFGPYIFIPAPYTFRAAHKKSVSTGVVIGIAIGCTFLVLGLVGVGIYAIRQKRRAERAIGLSRPFASWAPSGKDSGGAPQLKGARWFSYEELKKCTNNFSDNNEIGSGGYGKVYRGMFADGLVVAIKRAQQGSMQGGLEFKTEIELLSRVHHKNLVGLVGFCFEQGEQMLVYEYMPNGTLRESLSGRSGIHLDWKRRLRITLGSARGLAYLHELANPPIIHRDIKTTNILLDEHLTAKVADFGLSKLVSDSGKGHVSTQVKGTLGYLDPEYYMTQQLTEKSDVYSFGVVMLELITAKQPIEKGKYIVREVRMVMNKDDEEYYGLRELIDRNIRNSGPLIGFARFLELAMQCVEESAADRPTMSDLVKAVETILQNDGMNTNSTSASSSATDFNSSKSAPKHPYNDGLPKKDVTDTNSAFEYSGGYTVSAKVEPK, from the exons ATGGCAAACATGAGGTTGCTGCTGTTTCTGGCTTTGTGCTCTGGGATTCAAGTGGTGTTCTCCGATGACG CAGCTGCTGGGCTTCAATCGTTAAAGGCCGTGTGGCGAAATTATCCACCCAGCTGGGACCGGTCAAGTGATTACTGTGGGTGGGAAGGAATCACCTGCAATCAGGGATCCAGTGTGACTGCAAT GAGATTATCAGGCATGGGCCTGGTAGGGGATCTTAGTGGCGACATTGGGGCATTTACTGAATTAACATCCTT GGACCTTTCATTCAACCCTGGACTTACTGGTCCTCTCTCTCCACAATTAGGGCAGCTGCAAAAGTTAAATATTCT GATCCTAGCTGGCTGCAAATTCACTGGCAATATTCCAGATGAATTGGGAAATCTTGGAGAGCTAACCTTCTT GGCTCTGAATACAAACAATTTGACTGGTAAAATACCTGCTTCTTTGGGTAAACTCTCCCAACTCTACTGGCTGGACCTTGCGGAAAATCAGTTGACTGGACCTATCCCAGTTTCATCCATGACATCCCCAGGCTTGGACCAACTAGTGAAAGCTAAACATTT CCATTTCAACAAGAACCAGCTTTCAGGTTCAATTCCAGCCACACTATTCAGCGCTAAGATGGCCCTGATACATGT GTTGTTTGATGGAAACAAATTAAGTGGGACTATTCCATCAACAATAGGACAAGTTCAGACTCTTGAGGCTCT TCGGCTTGATAGAAATGCTCTGACGGGACCAGTCCCAAAAAGTATTAACAACCTTACAAATGTCAATGAATT AAATTTGGCCCTTAACAATTTGACAGGCCCTCTGCCCGACTTGACTGGAATGAACTCCCTCAATTATGT AGACCTTAGTAACAACTCATTTGACCCATCAGAAGCACCAAGTTGGTTCTCAGCTTTACCCGTACTCACCACTCT GGTTATAGAATATGGACCACTTCAAGGTACTGTGCCAGAGAAGCTTTTCAGCCTACAAGATCTACAGCAAGT GAAACTGAAAAATAATGCATTTAACGACACACTGAACTTGGGTGATAGCATCGGTGCACAATTAGATGTTGTTGATCTGCAGAACAATGATATTTCCCAAGTCACTATAGGTTATGAGTAcaaaaattcattaat ACTTGTAGGGAACCCTGTGTGCAACACAACCACTGGTCTCTCTTATTGTCAGATTCCGCAAACTACAGTATATTCTACTACCGTTAGTTGTGGAAACGCTAAATGCCCGGAGGATCAGAAGCTCAGCCCTCAGAGTTGTCAGTGTGCATATCCGTTTGAAGGAACACTGTACTTTAGAGCACCCACTTTCAGGGATTTATCAGATGCAAATAAGTTTCACTCCCTAGAAATGAGCCTGTGGTCGAAACTTGGCCTCAATCCTGGTTCAGTTGCTCTTGAGAACCCTTTCTTCAACATTGATGACTATCTTCAAATACAGTTGGCACTCTTTCCATCTATGGGAACCTATTTTAATCGGTCAGAGATTCTGAGGATTGGTTTTGATCTGAGCAATCAAACTTACAAGCCGCCCGATGAGTTTGGTCCCTATATTTTTATTCCAGCTCCTTATACTTTCCGGG CCGCACATAAGAAATCTGTAAGCACTGGTGTTGTCATTGGGATAGCAATTGGTTGTACCTTTCTGGTTTTGGGCTTGGTGGGAGTCGGAATATATGCCATTCGGCAAAAGAGACGTGCAGAAAGAGCCATTGGATTAAGCAGACCATTTG CTTCTTGGGCACCCAGCGGAAAAGATAGTGGGGGTGCACCACAGTTAAAGGGAGCAAGATGGTTTTCTTATGAGGAGCTTAAGAAGTGCACCAATAATTTCTCTGACAATAATGAGATAGGATCCGGCGGCTACGGCAAG GTTTACAGGGGCATGTTTGCTGATGGACTAGTTGTGGCAATCAAAAGAGCTCAGCAAGGATCAATGCAGGGTGGTCTTGAGTTCAAGACTGAAATTGAATTGCTCTCACGAGTTCATCACAAAAATCTTGTCGGTCTTGTCGGGTTTTGTTTTGAACAAGGAGAACAGATGCTGGTTTACGAATATATGCCTAATGGAACACTTAGGGAAAGCTTATCAG GGAGATCTGGCATTCATCTCGACTGGAAGAGAAGACTCCGCATCACTCTTGGCTCAGCAAGAGGACTAGCATACCTACATGAGCTTGCAAACCCTCCTATAATCCATAGAGATATTAAGACCACCAATATTCTATTGGATGAACATTTAACGGCAAAGGTTGCAGATTTTGGCTTGTCCAAGCTGGTTTCTGACAGTGGAAAAGGGCATGTTTCAACTCAGGTCAAAGGCACACTG GGATATCTGGATCCTGAATACTACATGACTCAACAGTTAACTGAGAAGAGCGATGTATACAGTTTCGGAGTGGTTATGCTTGAATTGATAACTGCAAAGCAACCGATTGAGAAGGGAAAATACATTGTCCGTGAGGTACGCATGGTAATGAACAAGGATGATGAAGAGTACTATGGGTTGAGGGAGTTAATAGATCGAAACATTAGAAACTCAGGACCTCTTATAGGGTTTGCGAGGTTCTTGGAGTTGGCCATGCAATGCGTTGAAGAATCAGCTGCAGATCGTCCAACAATGAGTGATCTTGTCAAGGCTGTTGAAACCATTCTACAAAATGATGGGATGAATACAAACTCAACATCAGCCTCTTCATCTGCCACCGACTTTAATTCTTCAAAAAGTGCTCCTAAACATCCATACAACGACGGTTTGCCAAAGAAGGATGTGACTGACACTAATAGCGCCTTTGAATACAGTGGCGGATACACAGTTTCTGCGAAAGTAGAACCGAAATAG
- the LOC133723881 gene encoding leucine-rich repeat receptor protein kinase HPCA1-like — protein MATMKLLLFSALYSAGIHVISSLTDPNDASVLHTLKVSWKNTPPSWDNSSDPCGFPWEGVSCSGARVTALGLSTMGLIGELSSYIEGLTELNSLDLSFNPGLQGPLPPQLGDLPKLNILILAGCSFSGNIPDELGNLEQLTFLALNTNYFTGSIPPSLGKLSNLYWLDVADNQLSGPLPISTSTSPGLDLLLNAKHFHLNKNQLSGSIPLELFSSEMILIHALLDENNFTGSIPMTLGLVKTLEMVRLDRNALTGSVPSNLNNLTNVNELNLANNKLAGPLPDLTGMNSLNYVDLSNNSFDPSEAPLWFSTLPTLTTLVMEFGSLQGPVPEKLFSLPELQQVRLKYNTFNGTLNMGDSISLQLELVDLQNNQISQLTIGEEYKDALILKGNPICSGSLSNTTWCQ, from the exons ATGGCAACCATGAAGTTGCTGCTCTTTTCTGCTCTATATTCTGCAGGCATTCATGTGATCTCCTCGCTTACGGACCCCAATGATG CTTCTGTGCTCCATACCTTGAAAGTGTCCTGGAAAAACACGCCACCGAGCTGGGATAATTCTTCTGATCCCTGTGGTTTTCCATGGGAAGGAGTCAGCTGCAGCGGTGCAAGGGTGACTGCATT GGGATTATCAACCATGGGCCTCATAGGGGAACTCAGTAGCTACATTGAGGGACTCACTGAACTAAACTCCTT GGACCTGTCATTCAACCCTGGACTCCAAGGTCCTCTTCCTCCACAGTTAGGGGATCTCCCAAAGTTAAATATCCT GATCCTAGCTGGCTGCAGCTTCAGTGGCAACATTCCAGATGAGTTGGGAAATCTTGAACAGCTAACGTTCTT GGCTCTGAATACAAATTACTTCACTGGTAGCATACCTCCTTCTTTAGGTAAGCTCTCCAACCTCTACTGGCTTGATGTGGCAGACAATCAATTGAGCGGACCTCTACCGATTTCGACATCCACTTCTCCAGGCTTAGACCTCTTGTTAAACGCTAAACATTT CCATTTGAACAAGAACCAGCTTTCAGGTTCTATTCCACTCGAGCTTTTCAGCTCCGAGATGATATTGATACATGC gttacttgacgAAAACAATTTTACTGGGAGTATTCCAATGACATTAGGACTTGTTAAAACTCTTGAGATGGT TCGGCTTGATAGAAATGCTCTGACCGGAAGTGTCCCCTCAAACCTTAACAACCTTACAAATGTCAATGAACT AAATTTGGCCAACAACAAATTGGCAGGCCCCTTGCCTGACTTGACTGGAATGAATTCTCTCAATTATGT AGACCTTAGTAACAACTCATTTGACCCATCTGAAGCTCCACTTTGGTTCTCAACCTTACCCACACTCACCACTCT GGTTATGGAATTTGGATCACTTCAAGGGCCTGTGCCAGAGAAGCTTTTCAGCCTTCCAGAATTACAGCAAGT GAGACTGAAATACAATACGTTTAATGGTACATTAAACATGGGCGATAGCATCAGTCTACAACTGGAGCTTGTGGATCTCCAGAACAATCAGATTTCCCAGCTCACTATAGGAGAAGAATACAAAGATGCATTGAT ACTTAAAGGGAACCCGATATGCTCCGGTAGTCTATCAAACACTACTTGGTGTCAgtaa
- the LOC133721135 gene encoding probable galacturonosyltransferase 7 — MAYAGKKRWKGLVVGVLGLVLLSMLVPLLFLLGIHNGFQGYGSEQPNSPTHTTPIIINTNSNQAEEDHVKRVENLVKQLAPPIFQEILKNISHKDENETKKKVTVQNNEGGKGFPAPPQDVPQSPSLKNNSKVDEKVEMIDYAKGGIDESGKSCELKFGSYCRWRQEHKEEMKDSMVKRLKDSLFVARAYFPTIAKLPSQRKFSGEMKQNIQELEKVLSESTTDADLPSQIGKKLERMHAVIAKAKTFPVECHNVDKKLRQIFDMTADEANFHMKQSVFLYQLAVQTMPKSLHCLSMRLTVEFFRNPVYDKESLASKYNDPALQHYVILSTNVLALSVVINSTVMHAKESGKLVFHVLTDQQNYFAMKLWFSRNTYKEAIVQVLNLEELDSRKLYLSLPVEFRVSFGIGAEARTEYLSIFSHSHYLLPEIFPNLEKVVVLDEDVVVQQDLSALWSLNMEGKVNAAVQLCSVKLSNLMKRYVGENSFDKTSCAWMSGLNVIDLVKWRELDLTETYRRFVNEVSTQKELNEAAALYASLLTFKDLIYPLDGVWALSGLGNDYNIDMSAVIKAVVLHYNGKMKPWLDLGIPKYKVFWKKFLNRDDQFLTDCNVNS, encoded by the exons atggcgtACGCCGGAAAGAAGAGATGGAAAGGTTTGGTGGTAGGAGTCTTAGGCCTTGTTCTGCTTTCTATGCTCGTtcctcttctcttccttctcggTATTCACAATGGCTTTCAAG GATATGGTTCGGAGCAGCCGAATTCGCCTACG CATACTACACCAATCATCATCAATACCAATTCTAATCAAGCCGAG GAGGATCATGTAAAGCGTGTAGAGAATCTTGTGAAACAGCTTGCACCACCAATTTTTCAG GAAATACTAAAGAATATCTCACACAAGGATGAaaatgaaaccaaaaaaaagGTTACCGTGCAGAACAATGAAGGAGGAAAAG GGTTTCCAGCCCCGCCTCAGGACGTTCCACAATCCCCTTCTCTAAAAAAT AACTCTAAAGTTGATGAAAAAGTTGAAATGATTGATTATGCCAAAGGTGGTATTGATGAAAGTGGAAAGTCATGTGAATTGAAATTTGGGAGTTACTGCCGTTGGCGGCAAGAACATAAAGAAGAAATGAAGGATTCTATGGTGAAGAGATTAAAGGATTCACTATTTGTGGCAAGAGCATATTTTCCTACCATTGCAAAACTTCCATCTCAACGCAAGTTCTCTGGtgaaatgaaacaaaacattcaAGAGCTGGAGAAAGTTCTTAGTGAAAGTACTACAGATGCTGATCTTCCATCACA GATTGGGAAGAAGCTTGAGAGGATGCATGCTGTGATAGCTAAAGCCAAAACCTTTCCTGTGGAATGTCATAATGTTGATAAGAAGCTGAGACAAATATTTGATATGACTGCAGATGAAGCTAATTTCCACATGAAACAAAGTGTCTTCCTCTACCAACTTGCAGTCCAGACTATGCCAAAGAGTCTCCACTGCTTGTCTATGAGACTGACTGTGGAATTTTTCAGAAATCCCGTTTATGATAAGGAGTCTCTAGCGAGCAAATACAATGATCCTGCATTGCAGCACTATGTCATACTCTCCACCAATGTACTTGCATTATCAGTTGTAATCAACTCAACTGTAATGCATGCAAAA GAAAGTGGGAAACTGGTTTTTCATGTGCTGACGGATCAACAGAATTACTTTGCGATGAAACTATGGTTCTCTAGAAATACTTATAAAGAAGCCATAGTTCAGGTGTTAAACCTGGAGGAGCTTGACAGCCGCAAATTATACCTGTCGTTGCCTGTGGAGTTCCGTGTTTCCTTTGGCATTGGTGCCGAAGCTAGAACGGAATACTTATCTATTTTTTCTCATTCACACTATCTTCTTCCTGAGATATTCCCGAATTTGGAGAAAGTTGTGGTTTTGGATGAAGATGTTGTTGTACAGCAGGACTTGTCTGCACTTTGGAGCCTTAACATGGAAGGAAAAGTTAATGCTGCTGTACAGTTGTGCTCTGTGAAGTTGAGTAATCTTATGAAGAGATACGTTGGTGAGAACAGTTTTGATAAAACCTCATGTGCTTGGATGTCTGGATTGAATGTCATTGATCTGGTTAAGTGGAGAGAACTTGATCTCACTGAAACTTACCGAAGGTTTGTAAATGAG GTGAGCACGCAAAAGGAACTAAATGAAGCTGCTGCACTGTATGCTAGCTTGCTAACCTTCAAGGACTTGATTTATCCTCTTGATGGTGTGTGGGCTCTCTCCGGACTGGGTAATGACTATAATATAGATATGTCTGCAGTAATAAAAGCTGTGGTGCTGCACTACAATGGAAAGATGAAACCTTGGCTTGATTTAGGGATCCCAAAATATAAGGTTTTCTGGAAGAAATTTCTGAACCGAGACGATCAGTTCTTAACTGACTGCAATGTGAATTCATAG
- the LOC133723880 gene encoding leucine-rich repeat receptor protein kinase HPCA1-like isoform X2, whose protein sequence is MATMRLLLFLALYSVGIHVISSLTDQNDAAVMMILRDSWKNTPSSWEHSDDPCGVPWEGVNCTGARVTELSLSAMGLIGELSTGYIGQLDELTSLDVSFNPGITGRISLQISFLLKLNTLFSGSIPDQLGDIEQLTFLALNSNNLSGTIPSALGQLSNLYLLDLSDNQLTGPLPISTSTSPGGLDLLLKAEHFHLSNNQLSGSIPPELFSSDMRLIHLFLDGNKLTGVIPMTLGLVQTFEMVRLNRNTLTGSVPSNLNNLTNVNELNLGNNNLTGLLPDLTGMNSLNYVDLSNNSFDPSVAPLWFSTLPTLTTLVMEFGSLQGPVPEKLFSLPELQEVKLKYNTFNGTLNMGDNISLQLELVDLQNNQISHLTIGEEYKDALILKGNPICSGSLSNTTWCQ, encoded by the exons ATGGCAACTATGAGATTGCTGCTCTTTCTTGCTTTATACTCTGTAGGGATTCATGTGATCTCCTCTCTTACGGACCAAAATGACG CTGCGGTGATGATGATCTTGAGAGATTCATGGAAAAACACACCATCTAGCTGGGAACACTCCGATGATCCCTGCGGTGTGCCATGGGAAGGAGTCAACTGTACTGGTGCAAGGGTGACTGAATT GAGTTTATCAGCCATGGGGCTCATAGGGGAACTTTCCACCGGCTACATTGGGCAACTCGATGAACTAACGTCTTT GGATGTGTCATTCAATCCTGGTATCACAGGTCGTATTTCTCTACAAATATCATTTCTCCTGAAGTTAAATACCCT CTTCAGTGGTAGTATTCCAGATCAGTTGGGAGATATTGAACAGCTAACCTTCTT GGCTCTGAATTCAAATAACTTATCTGGAACAATACCTTCTGCTTTGGGTCAACTCTCCAACCTCTACTTGCTTGATCTATCAGACAATCAGCTGACTGGACCTCTCCCAATCTCAACCTCTACTTCTCCAGGAGGATTAGACCTCTTGTTAAAGGCTGAACACTT CCATTTGAGCAACAACCAGCTTTCAGGTTCCATTCCACCCGAGCTTTTCAGTTCTGACATGAGACTGATTCATCT GTTCCTTGATGGAAATAAACTTACCGGGGTTATTCCAATGACTTTAGGACTTGTTCAGACTTTTGAGATGGT CCGGCTTAATAGAAATACTCTGACCGGAAGTGTCCCCTCAAACCTAAACAACCTTACAAATGTCAATGAACT GAATTTGGGCAACAACAACTTGACAGGCCTTTTGCCAGACTTGACTGGAATGAATTCCCTCAATTATGT AGACCTTAGTAACAACTCATTTGACCCATCAGTAGCTCCACTTTGGTTCTCAACCTTACCCACACTTACCACTCT GGTTATGGAATTCGGATCACTTCAAGGGCCTGTGCCAGAGAAGCTTTTCAGCCTTCCAGAATTACAGGAAGT GAAACTGAAATACAATACATTTAACGGTACACTGAACATGGGTGATAACATCAGTCTACAACTGGAGCTTGTGGATCTCCAGAACAATCAGATTTCCCATCTCACTATAGGAGAAGAATACAAGGATGCATTAAT ACTTAAAGGGAACCCGATATGCTCCGGTAGTCTATCAAACACTACTTGGTGtcagtaa